The Fimbriimonas ginsengisoli Gsoil 348 genome window below encodes:
- the pilM gene encoding type IV pilus assembly protein PilM, with amino-acid sequence MAKKLSSVLGVDIGSHQIKICEIRTQGREPIVTALGMIDTPEGAVDHMAIYNPEAVGAALKQVISQCGATVGQAVVTIAGQGAVLVRTVEVPRMNPTELKDHMQWEVNRNVPFAESTIVSDFKPLKDEDPNSAQMDVVMAISPQSAIDSVIECMKKAGRQTVAIDVEPLSMARSLQTSYDDLLGDKTVCMVDIGHKTTSINIYRGEKLIMPRQVPIGGEMFTGALADAYTMPLDEAEAMKRERLDIPESAGLAQSPTLDPFGMADPTQGFSAYNPFSDDPSAAFNPFPADVAPAAPTGGYAAEDFDPMAPVDPYAASETGGQPPVAETAPVVAENPEAARMYQAIAPVLEEFVGEVRRSIEYYRSRGGNVDAVEICGGGAKIRGLAPFLTRSLGVTCDAYDPLRRLNLNMRKVAPAFADEHRQEFAVAVGNGLHIFFE; translated from the coding sequence ATGGCCAAAAAGCTCAGCAGCGTTCTCGGCGTAGACATTGGAAGTCATCAGATCAAGATTTGTGAGATACGTACCCAGGGCCGAGAACCGATCGTTACTGCGCTCGGAATGATCGACACGCCCGAAGGTGCCGTAGACCACATGGCGATCTACAATCCGGAGGCCGTCGGGGCCGCTCTCAAGCAGGTGATCTCGCAATGCGGGGCAACTGTCGGACAAGCGGTCGTGACGATTGCCGGGCAGGGCGCGGTTCTCGTGCGTACGGTCGAAGTACCGCGCATGAATCCGACCGAGCTCAAGGACCACATGCAGTGGGAGGTGAACCGCAACGTGCCGTTCGCCGAATCCACCATCGTTTCAGATTTCAAGCCGCTCAAGGATGAAGATCCTAACTCGGCTCAGATGGACGTCGTAATGGCAATCTCGCCACAGTCGGCCATCGACAGCGTCATCGAGTGCATGAAGAAGGCAGGCCGCCAAACGGTCGCTATCGACGTCGAGCCGCTAAGCATGGCTCGGTCGTTGCAGACGAGCTATGACGACCTTCTTGGCGACAAGACGGTTTGCATGGTCGACATCGGCCACAAGACCACGTCCATCAACATCTATCGCGGCGAGAAGCTCATTATGCCGCGCCAAGTGCCGATCGGCGGCGAGATGTTCACCGGCGCTCTTGCCGACGCGTACACCATGCCTTTGGATGAAGCCGAAGCGATGAAGCGCGAGCGGCTGGATATCCCGGAGAGCGCGGGGCTCGCTCAGTCGCCCACCCTCGATCCGTTCGGGATGGCCGATCCTACGCAGGGTTTCTCGGCTTACAACCCGTTCTCCGACGATCCGTCGGCCGCTTTTAATCCGTTCCCGGCCGACGTGGCTCCCGCCGCTCCCACGGGCGGATACGCGGCAGAGGATTTCGACCCGATGGCGCCCGTCGATCCGTACGCGGCTTCGGAAACCGGTGGGCAACCGCCCGTCGCGGAGACGGCTCCGGTCGTCGCCGAGAACCCCGAAGCGGCTCGGATGTATCAGGCGATCGCCCCGGTTCTCGAGGAGTTCGTCGGCGAGGTTCGCCGTTCGATCGAGTACTACCGCAGCCGTGGCGGAAACGTCGACGCGGTGGAGATTTGTGGCGGCGGCGCCAAGATTCGGGGACTCGCTCCCTTTCTGACCCGATCTCTCGGGGTTACGTGTGACGCTTACGACCCTCTCCGGCGTCTCAATTTGAACATGCGCAAAGTCGCACCGGCGTTTGCCGACGAGCACCGACAGGAGTTCGCCGTCGCCGTTGGAAACGGCTTGCACATTTTCTTCGAGTAA
- a CDS encoding type II secretion system protein GspD, with the protein MRLSWAKMALLTVLTGVVVAPLTAAVAQQTSNEGVRLDLTLKDADMMQATNMLFVRAGISFVVEPSSEPYKKITLKIDNVTAEEAVGYICQAAGAYFRRDENGVYIISQRKPAVVGPTAPAAPTKKPMLLRRVKLLRADAQQVYDMVMFRIPFDSNRGFEALKKFTNFNQQDASRIYGPNANVQAQGLGQTFGPVQAQNPTRNSNALSAAESGSEIPLPGEEAANQIGGGRGGGAGGFGGQGGGGGLGGGGGQGGIGGGGGQGNANLTGGQGLVPEGIDFISYDPTDNSLVVRGDEDAINTLQGYITLFDVAPRQVQIKVEFITTTQTVDRSFGTEFLYQRGSIITGTRPGSFVRTGDPIFLNYAVGDVTARLRTSLTEGNGKVVSAPILRTLNNQPASITSSISTTIFINNTVVSNGAVVTTSNPIPLTATTLLAVAPRINDDNTITVYLSPQIQNFVGSSRGPNGEQIPNTVVQAISVVARVRNNETIVLGGLTQKNEDNGSTRVPVLSELPIIGQFFRFGTKTKTNSELLIFVTPSIVDDETQNAGGP; encoded by the coding sequence ATGCGTTTGAGCTGGGCCAAGATGGCGCTTTTGACGGTGCTTACCGGGGTTGTGGTGGCGCCGCTAACGGCAGCCGTTGCACAGCAGACGTCCAATGAAGGGGTCAGGCTCGACCTGACCCTGAAGGACGCGGACATGATGCAGGCGACGAACATGCTGTTCGTCCGTGCGGGGATTTCGTTCGTCGTGGAGCCAAGCTCCGAACCGTACAAGAAGATCACTCTGAAGATCGACAACGTCACGGCTGAGGAGGCGGTGGGCTACATCTGCCAGGCGGCAGGGGCTTACTTCCGGCGCGACGAGAATGGTGTTTACATCATCAGCCAGCGAAAGCCTGCGGTTGTGGGACCGACGGCCCCGGCTGCGCCGACCAAGAAGCCGATGCTTCTTCGGCGCGTCAAGCTCCTGCGTGCGGATGCGCAGCAGGTCTACGACATGGTCATGTTCCGGATTCCGTTCGACTCCAATCGCGGATTCGAAGCTCTGAAGAAATTCACGAACTTCAATCAGCAGGATGCGAGCCGGATCTACGGTCCCAATGCGAATGTCCAAGCCCAAGGGCTCGGGCAGACGTTCGGGCCGGTGCAGGCCCAGAATCCGACGCGGAACTCCAATGCTCTAAGCGCCGCCGAGAGCGGCTCAGAGATTCCTCTTCCCGGTGAAGAAGCGGCCAACCAGATCGGCGGCGGTCGCGGCGGCGGCGCTGGCGGCTTTGGCGGCCAGGGCGGCGGTGGCGGACTTGGCGGCGGCGGCGGCCAGGGTGGCATCGGTGGCGGCGGCGGTCAGGGTAATGCCAACCTTACTGGCGGCCAAGGCCTCGTGCCCGAAGGGATCGACTTCATTTCTTACGACCCGACCGACAACAGCCTGGTCGTTCGAGGAGATGAGGATGCGATCAACACTCTGCAGGGTTACATCACGCTCTTTGACGTGGCGCCCCGGCAGGTGCAGATCAAGGTCGAGTTCATCACGACGACCCAGACGGTCGACCGCTCGTTCGGAACCGAGTTCCTGTATCAGCGCGGTTCGATCATCACCGGTACTCGCCCGGGATCGTTTGTAAGGACGGGAGATCCGATCTTCCTGAACTACGCGGTCGGCGATGTCACCGCCCGGCTCCGAACCTCTCTCACCGAGGGTAACGGTAAGGTTGTCAGCGCTCCGATTCTTCGGACGCTGAATAATCAGCCGGCGTCGATCACCAGCTCGATCTCGACAACGATCTTCATCAACAACACCGTTGTCTCCAACGGCGCGGTTGTGACCACGTCGAACCCGATCCCGCTCACGGCGACCACGCTCCTCGCGGTTGCTCCTCGTATCAACGACGACAACACGATCACGGTCTATCTGAGCCCTCAGATTCAGAACTTTGTCGGTTCGTCCCGTGGACCGAACGGCGAGCAGATTCCGAATACGGTCGTTCAGGCGATCTCGGTTGTCGCCCGCGTTCGAAACAACGAGACGATCGTGCTGGGTGGTCTGACCCAGAAGAACGAGGACAACGGTTCTACCCGAGTCCCCGTCCTCAGCGAGCTCCCGATCATCGGACAGTTCTTCCGCTTCGGCACGAAGACCAAGACGAACAGCGAGCTCCTTATCTTCGTCACGCCGTCGATCGTCGACGACGAGACGCAGAACGCCGGCGGGCCATAG
- a CDS encoding shikimate kinase: MDRCWILLGMMGAGKSSIGRALAELSGREFLDTDLLMQTRLGRPIPQIFQIYGESTFRDHETSILRSLEPHAAVLATGGGIVLREENWKELRRLGITIFLDASVETITDRLARSKKKRPLLQVEDWPERVESLLEQRRELYRRADITVAVDDVDLELGAQRVYDALLGATA, from the coding sequence ATGGACCGCTGCTGGATTTTGCTGGGGATGATGGGGGCGGGTAAGTCCTCTATCGGCCGTGCCCTGGCCGAGCTTTCCGGGCGAGAGTTCTTAGACACCGATCTCCTCATGCAGACCCGCCTTGGCCGCCCCATCCCCCAGATCTTTCAGATCTACGGCGAATCGACCTTCCGAGACCACGAGACGAGCATCCTCCGGAGCCTGGAGCCCCACGCGGCGGTACTCGCCACCGGCGGAGGAATCGTGTTACGCGAAGAGAATTGGAAGGAGCTCCGCCGGCTTGGGATCACCATCTTCCTCGACGCCTCGGTGGAGACCATTACCGACCGTCTTGCCAGAAGCAAAAAGAAACGCCCCCTTCTGCAGGTCGAGGATTGGCCCGAGCGGGTCGAATCGCTCCTTGAGCAAAGGCGCGAGCTGTATCGGCGGGCCGACATTACCGTCGCCGTCGACGACGTCGATCTCGAGCTCGGCGCCCAGCGCGTTTACGACGCTCTGCTGGGGGCGACCGCGTGA
- the aroB gene encoding 3-dehydroquinate synthase — translation MTIRHSFGSYEIVDTPLEALLNALPPSSFVITDQNVQAALSLPDLPTLVLEPGEGNKSLAVYGRCLEWLAGAGASRRSTVVALGGGVVGDLAGFVAATYMRGVPFVQIPTTLLAQVDSSVGGKVGLDLQAGKNLVGDFYPPTEVRLCAEVLATLPERQFNAGMAEVWKYGAIMDADLYARLRRSRLHAGHPYLSAVVKRCIDLKAHIVEHDEFETTGLRAILNFGHTVAHAIESLTGYGPVLHGEAVAIGMVAEARLGTELGITPAGVEENLRESLTEAGLPTVHPLLNDTEAMLRAMRRDKKAVEGRLAFSLLTQIGRCKLVEGVPETKVRDALTER, via the coding sequence GTGACCATTCGGCACTCCTTCGGCTCGTACGAAATCGTCGACACGCCGTTGGAAGCGCTCTTGAACGCGCTACCCCCGTCCTCGTTCGTCATCACCGATCAGAACGTTCAGGCGGCCCTGTCCCTGCCCGATCTGCCCACGCTGGTTCTAGAGCCGGGGGAAGGGAATAAGTCGCTCGCCGTGTACGGGCGGTGTCTGGAATGGCTCGCCGGCGCGGGAGCCTCGCGCCGTTCTACCGTCGTCGCGCTCGGGGGCGGCGTCGTGGGGGATTTGGCCGGGTTCGTCGCGGCGACCTACATGAGGGGAGTGCCTTTCGTTCAGATCCCCACTACTTTGCTGGCCCAGGTCGATTCTTCGGTCGGAGGCAAAGTGGGACTCGATCTCCAAGCCGGAAAGAATTTGGTCGGCGACTTCTATCCCCCGACCGAGGTCAGGCTGTGCGCCGAGGTTCTCGCCACCCTTCCGGAAAGGCAGTTCAATGCCGGGATGGCCGAAGTTTGGAAGTACGGCGCGATCATGGACGCGGATCTGTACGCCCGCCTGCGTCGGAGCCGGCTTCACGCCGGCCATCCGTACCTTTCGGCCGTCGTCAAGCGGTGCATCGACCTCAAGGCGCATATCGTGGAGCACGACGAGTTTGAGACGACCGGTCTGCGCGCGATCCTAAATTTCGGCCACACGGTGGCGCACGCCATCGAGAGCTTGACCGGCTACGGGCCGGTTCTACACGGCGAGGCGGTGGCTATCGGAATGGTCGCCGAGGCGCGACTCGGAACCGAGCTGGGAATAACCCCGGCCGGTGTCGAAGAAAACTTAAGAGAATCGCTTACCGAAGCGGGACTTCCGACCGTCCATCCGTTGTTGAACGATACGGAAGCGATGTTACGCGCCATGCGTCGAGATAAAAAGGCGGTGGAAGGACGTCTTGCCTTTAGTCTGTTGACGCAGATCGGTAGATGTAAACTTGTCGAAGGGGTTCCGGAAACAAAGGTGCGCGACGCGCTTACCGAAAGATGA
- a CDS encoding protein kinase domain-containing protein, which translates to MIGSILRGRYEVTGLVSDGPVFACYSARDRQAGKDVAIRVFKAPFSRDTVFVETVRDTVAKYRPLQSSHIEALFDVEQDEQNAFIVGELTRGPSMADRIRKLAPFSIQVSVASGISLCAALDGLHRARVAHGDLNPQNVAVLADGDVKLQMTGMWEAYSGSATAAAMVLPTMSPYLAPEVSSGAMPSPRSDVYTVGILLFELLSGRLPYYAETPVAMALQHATTPTPTVRSINPSVPSFLDEVVRKAMSKDPLLRYADANEMMTDLKAQQDALRFGKQLNWPLRASATAAASTGSPKPGKPKVKVTAQPQRVAPRMSAIRGDEEDERPRRERAERDVPVWVLVVLTFMAAVALSLFGVWVLFNLNKPRTVTVPNVKGLSVNEARAVLKDSKLQMRLGGKQPNDRVEMDHVIEVDPPAGEKTREGGTVSLIVSSGSRFVALPDLRGMTVDKAKTVLGNLNLEVDENIQLAPDPVMAEGTVLRSIPGAKERADHQTRIRLVVSSGNGGAAPTTPTTVPTFNFTLHLKLTDIVTTTRVRIEMTDADDTKTIHDEDHEPGDAFDVPATGKGKEATFKFFYDGAEVKTVKTNEKGETVQP; encoded by the coding sequence GTGATCGGCTCTATTCTGCGAGGCCGATACGAGGTCACCGGCCTCGTCTCGGATGGCCCTGTCTTTGCCTGTTACTCCGCCCGTGACCGGCAGGCGGGTAAGGATGTGGCGATCCGGGTCTTCAAGGCGCCGTTTTCGCGCGACACGGTCTTCGTGGAAACGGTGCGCGATACGGTGGCCAAATACCGCCCGCTTCAGAGCAGCCACATCGAGGCGCTGTTCGATGTGGAGCAAGACGAGCAGAATGCCTTCATTGTCGGTGAACTCACCCGCGGGCCGTCGATGGCGGATCGCATCCGCAAGCTCGCTCCGTTCTCCATCCAAGTCTCGGTGGCGAGCGGAATTAGCCTCTGCGCGGCCCTGGATGGCCTTCACCGCGCCCGCGTGGCCCATGGCGACCTGAACCCCCAGAACGTAGCGGTCCTGGCAGACGGCGACGTTAAGCTCCAAATGACGGGGATGTGGGAGGCTTACTCCGGCAGCGCCACCGCCGCCGCGATGGTCTTGCCCACCATGTCGCCTTATCTGGCGCCCGAGGTGAGCTCTGGAGCGATGCCGAGCCCGCGATCGGACGTGTACACCGTCGGCATTCTTCTGTTCGAGCTCCTCTCGGGAAGGCTGCCGTACTACGCGGAGACCCCGGTCGCGATGGCGCTGCAACACGCAACCACGCCTACGCCAACGGTTCGCTCGATCAATCCCTCCGTCCCGTCGTTCTTGGACGAGGTCGTAAGAAAGGCGATGTCGAAGGACCCGCTCCTGCGCTATGCGGATGCGAACGAAATGATGACCGACCTAAAGGCTCAGCAAGACGCCCTTCGGTTCGGTAAGCAGCTCAACTGGCCGCTTCGAGCCTCTGCGACGGCAGCGGCCTCCACCGGCTCGCCGAAGCCGGGGAAACCGAAAGTCAAAGTCACCGCGCAACCTCAACGCGTCGCTCCCCGAATGTCCGCGATCCGGGGCGACGAAGAGGACGAACGCCCCCGTCGCGAACGGGCGGAGCGTGACGTACCGGTGTGGGTTCTCGTGGTTCTCACCTTCATGGCGGCCGTAGCCCTCAGCTTGTTCGGAGTCTGGGTGCTGTTCAACCTCAATAAGCCGCGGACCGTGACGGTGCCGAACGTGAAGGGGCTGTCGGTGAACGAGGCAAGGGCGGTGCTGAAGGATAGCAAGCTTCAAATGCGCCTCGGCGGCAAGCAGCCGAACGACCGCGTCGAGATGGATCACGTCATCGAGGTCGATCCTCCGGCCGGGGAGAAAACTCGGGAAGGAGGAACGGTCTCGCTCATCGTGAGCTCGGGAAGCCGCTTCGTCGCGCTGCCCGACCTGCGCGGGATGACGGTGGACAAGGCCAAAACCGTTCTCGGCAATCTCAACCTCGAAGTCGACGAAAACATTCAGCTTGCCCCCGATCCGGTGATGGCCGAGGGTACGGTTCTCCGGTCCATTCCGGGAGCGAAGGAGCGGGCCGATCACCAGACTCGTATCCGGCTCGTCGTGAGCTCGGGCAATGGAGGCGCCGCGCCTACCACGCCCACGACCGTTCCGACGTTCAACTTTACGCTCCACCTGAAGCTGACCGATATCGTCACCACGACCCGCGTGCGTATTGAGATGACCGACGCCGACGACACCAAGACGATCCATGACGAGGATCACGAACCGGGCGACGCGTTCGATGTTCCGGCCACTGGCAAAGGGAAGGAAGCGACCTTTAAGTTCTTTTATGACGGCGCTGAGGTGAAGACGGTGAAGACGAACGAGAAAGGGGAGACGGTCCAGCCGTGA
- the rpe gene encoding ribulose-phosphate 3-epimerase: MKHSLAPSILSFDLTNLHESVRTFLAAGAGIVHLDVMDGQFVPPITFGDSYVRALRSIVPQAFFEAHLMTLSPERHFEAFAEAGCGRILFHAEAGVHSYRHCQTLQSMGVEAGIAINPGTPVESVVELLDVVSLVLVMTVNPGWGGQSFISSALEKVRRIRELRPELNIEVDGGIDPKTLPIAQAAGANVFVVGSYLAKAPDLTAAVRGLMEQMG; the protein is encoded by the coding sequence GTGAAACACTCCCTCGCGCCGTCGATTCTCTCGTTCGACCTTACCAATCTGCACGAATCCGTCCGCACGTTCCTCGCTGCCGGGGCCGGCATCGTCCACCTGGACGTGATGGACGGCCAATTCGTACCGCCGATCACCTTCGGCGATTCGTATGTCCGGGCGCTTCGCTCCATCGTCCCGCAAGCATTCTTCGAGGCTCACCTCATGACGTTAAGCCCGGAGAGACACTTCGAGGCGTTCGCGGAGGCGGGATGTGGGCGGATTCTCTTCCACGCCGAGGCCGGCGTTCACTCCTATCGCCACTGCCAGACCCTGCAGTCGATGGGTGTAGAGGCGGGAATCGCAATCAATCCGGGGACTCCGGTGGAGTCCGTCGTGGAGCTGCTCGACGTCGTCTCGCTTGTCCTCGTGATGACCGTAAACCCCGGCTGGGGTGGCCAATCGTTTATTTCCTCGGCCCTTGAAAAGGTCCGCCGCATTCGAGAGCTGCGACCGGAGCTGAATATCGAGGTCGACGGTGGGATCGACCCCAAGACGCTCCCGATCGCCCAAGCCGCCGGCGCCAATGTCTTCGTGGTGGGCAGCTACCTCGCGAAGGCGCCGGACCTTACGGCCGCGGTTCGAGGGCTCATGGAGCAAATGGGATGA
- the ribD gene encoding bifunctional diaminohydroxyphosphoribosylaminopyrimidine deaminase/5-amino-6-(5-phosphoribosylamino)uracil reductase RibD, translated as MAKTPTPDERLMRRAIALSRRGFPAPNPHVGCVLVRDGEIVGEGYHHHAGAPHAEAAALSVAGERARGADAYVTLEPCNHFGRTPPCTDALLRAGVRRVVAACPDPNPVASGGLARLAENGVATEIGLLQQEAEAANFRFLSAMRMRRPHVTIKAAVSLDGRIALPSGESQWITGPAARREGHRLRAECGAVLVGRRTVEMDDPQLTARIPGVVNQPLRIVLDPRGRLTGKERVFDAAAPTKHVTGPVDLNELLVELFNDGVTSLLVEGGGTTIAGFVRSRLADAVELFLAPKLLGDGPSWLNGLDLGNLAEAPSLEIDRIKRLGPDLRLSAHVRYRS; from the coding sequence ATGGCGAAGACTCCGACGCCTGACGAGCGCCTGATGCGCCGGGCGATCGCCCTCTCTCGCCGCGGTTTCCCGGCTCCCAATCCGCACGTTGGGTGCGTCCTCGTCCGCGACGGCGAGATCGTGGGGGAAGGGTATCACCACCATGCCGGCGCTCCTCATGCCGAAGCGGCCGCTCTTTCGGTAGCGGGCGAACGAGCGCGGGGCGCGGACGCGTACGTGACCCTGGAGCCCTGCAATCATTTCGGGCGCACTCCGCCCTGTACCGACGCGCTTCTACGCGCGGGTGTCCGCCGAGTCGTGGCGGCATGCCCCGACCCGAACCCGGTGGCAAGCGGAGGTCTGGCACGACTTGCGGAGAACGGGGTCGCAACCGAAATCGGCTTGCTGCAGCAAGAGGCGGAAGCGGCTAACTTCCGGTTTCTCAGCGCGATGCGGATGCGACGCCCACATGTCACGATCAAAGCTGCCGTCAGCCTCGATGGACGCATCGCCCTGCCGAGCGGCGAAAGTCAGTGGATCACAGGTCCGGCCGCCCGGCGAGAAGGGCATCGGCTGAGGGCGGAATGCGGCGCCGTGTTGGTAGGGCGGCGCACCGTCGAAATGGACGACCCGCAGTTGACCGCCCGGATACCGGGCGTGGTTAACCAACCTCTACGCATCGTCCTCGACCCCCGAGGGCGTCTCACCGGAAAGGAACGGGTCTTCGACGCCGCCGCTCCGACCAAGCACGTGACCGGTCCCGTCGACCTCAACGAGCTGCTGGTCGAGCTCTTCAACGACGGCGTGACGAGCCTTCTCGTCGAAGGTGGGGGAACGACGATCGCGGGCTTCGTTCGATCTCGGCTGGCCGACGCCGTCGAACTCTTTTTAGCCCCAAAGCTCCTCGGCGACGGTCCCTCCTGGCTCAACGGTCTCGATTTAGGAAACTTAGCGGAAGCGCCGTCGTTAGAAATAGATAGGATCAAGCGACTAGGGCCGGACTTGCGGCTCTCGGCGCATGTCCGGTACCGGTCGTAA
- a CDS encoding stalk domain-containing protein, with amino-acid sequence MSKITLRFAALSASVLAFAIPTLSQAGTIFLARDTVVPVIIENDLTMRGAREGDRFTAHVDGDRDLPFRTRLIGRVARVEQDHGDRHAFLDLEFTDVILPDGSRHPIDAVPVSLDRRYVDRRSDGRMVVKEDARKKEGYVLGGTVGGFILGSIIHKQAEATVLGTLAGIIAAETDRRNDGNTVLQKGQRIGALIERDSTFETYDRRGRRDRGYDENDDRYDRRRDENSRRDRSRDDLPPRDREIVLAYDNKDLTFSRDARPYREGESVMIPLEETVKQLGFTFERGRTNAIYIEGEDSSLRLEQDSTEARLNGRRVTLATSVIEKDGVLYAPIEILASIAPGKILVNGNRITPRTF; translated from the coding sequence ATGTCCAAAATTACGCTCCGTTTCGCCGCGCTCAGCGCCTCGGTCCTGGCCTTCGCTATCCCCACGCTTAGTCAGGCCGGCACCATTTTTCTCGCTCGCGACACGGTCGTCCCGGTCATCATCGAGAATGATCTCACGATGCGGGGCGCCCGGGAAGGGGACCGGTTTACCGCCCACGTGGACGGAGACCGCGACCTTCCCTTCCGCACTCGCCTGATCGGCCGAGTGGCGCGGGTAGAGCAAGACCACGGCGACCGGCATGCGTTTCTCGACCTCGAGTTCACCGACGTGATCCTTCCCGACGGCAGCCGCCATCCGATCGACGCCGTCCCGGTCTCGCTCGACCGGCGGTACGTGGATCGCCGAAGTGACGGCCGGATGGTGGTCAAGGAGGACGCGCGAAAGAAAGAGGGTTACGTCCTCGGCGGCACCGTCGGCGGATTCATCCTCGGCTCGATCATCCACAAGCAGGCGGAAGCGACCGTTTTGGGGACGCTTGCCGGGATCATCGCCGCCGAGACCGACAGGCGGAACGACGGCAACACTGTCCTCCAGAAGGGACAACGGATCGGCGCGCTCATCGAGCGCGACAGCACCTTTGAAACGTACGACCGCCGCGGCCGCCGCGACCGTGGGTATGACGAGAACGACGATCGCTACGACCGCCGGCGGGACGAAAACTCTCGGAGAGACCGGTCCCGAGACGATCTGCCGCCGCGAGATCGCGAGATTGTCCTCGCCTACGACAATAAGGATCTCACGTTCAGCCGCGATGCGCGTCCCTATCGCGAGGGGGAAAGCGTTATGATCCCGCTCGAGGAAACGGTGAAGCAGCTCGGTTTTACTTTCGAACGAGGACGCACCAACGCGATCTACATCGAAGGCGAAGATTCTTCGCTGCGCTTGGAACAGGATTCCACGGAGGCGCGTCTCAATGGGCGTAGGGTGACTCTTGCGACGTCCGTCATCGAAAAGGACGGCGTGCTTTACGCTCCGATCGAAATCCTCGCTTCTATTGCCCCCGGAAAAATCCTGGTCAACGGAAACCGAATCACCCCTCGGACGTTCTAA